DNA from Homo sapiens chromosome 1, GRCh38.p14 Primary Assembly:
CTATCTACAGGTGAGCTCTGCCCAGGCACCCCTCACCACTCCTTGTCACGCCTGTAAAAAACCCACGGCCTTGCATAGGTCTCAGTGACCCCCAGACTTGCCTTTCAGACAGGTCAGTGGCTCATGACCCCTGAAGTGTCATCCTCTGCTGCTAGCAAGGGCAAGCCACCAGATCAGACACTCGAGGACACAGACACAACCCCACACACTCACAGAGATCCCCTCCTGGTCACAGCCACAGACATATACATAGACACGTGTGGACATGTATAGTCACCTCCAGGTACACAGGCACACAGTCAAGGAGAGAGGCAACAGCCCACAGTGACACATACACGACACCCTAGGCCTGCTCCCCAATCCCAAAGGGGCAGACGTGAGGGGCCTGATGGAAACAGCcgtctcctctccctcctgcacTGGCCAGGAAAGACCCCAGTGGTGGAAACCAGGATGTCCGGATGGGGTTAGTGGGGTGGAAGGAAGGCTTCTCTCAGTTTGTATCCTGTGATCCACTTCCTGCACCCCAGAGGGCAGGGGGCACCCCTAGAGGCAATGCCCACACACCTCTGACCCAGactcatctctgcctcccagaatgAGGGCTTTTTCCTAACAGCCTGGGGAAGGGATGGCATTCCATGGCAGAGATAAATGCCTCTTGGATTTCCCACTATTTTGAGGCTCCCCACTCAACTGGTTAACTCTGGTGACCCTGAGCATAAAGACAGATGGATGAGGgaattctgtgcctcagtttcctcatctgtaacaggGGGGCAAGAGCGCTTTGTGGGATTGTCATGAGGATGATgagaacagtgcccagcacatagtaagttACGTAGGTGCAAGTTATTATTCACCGGAGGGgtgcacctaccatgtgccaggtctAAAGCTGGACATTGTTTGTACATGATTTCACTTATTCGCACAAGAATCTTGCCAGGTAGATGGTATATTCCCATTCTGTAgacgaggctcagagagggtgagtGACTTGCCCACATttacacagccagtaagtggtggAGTCAGGATTTGCACTGCCCTGCACCTGCCGTCAGCCTCCTCACTCACCTACTCTCACATCGCTGGGTGGCCCCCAAAATGACCGACGTTGTGTCCCCGTGGGGCAGGCTGTGTCCGTGTCAGTGGCAGTGCTAACTCTCAGCTTCATCGCCCTGGACCGCTGGTATGCCATCTGCCACCCACTATTGTTCAAGAGCACAGCCCGGCGGGCCCGTGGCTCCATCCTGGGCATCTGGGCTGTGTCGCTGGCCATCATGGTGCCCCAGGCTGCAGTCATGGAATGCAGCAGTGTGCTGCCTGAGCTAGCCAACCGCACACGGCTCTTCTCAGTCTGTGATGAACGCTGGGCAGGTAATGGTGGAAGCCTCAAGCAGGCATCCCCTCAGGTGGGCACTTTGGGAGCACGTACCCCTAGGACAGGCATCTAGCAGGGTCCCTTCCAAAGTGGGAAATCCCAGAGCAGGTATTTCCCTAGGGGACACCCTAGACTGGCTCCTACCAGGGATACTCCCAGGGTGGGTGCCTCCCCTCATGTAGACATCTGCTCTAGTGTAGATGTCCTTCCAGGAGGGACAACCCAAGTTGGACAACTCCAGGGTCTCTGTCTGTCATGGTGGCTGTATGGGGTCCAGCTGCTCCTAGGCCTTGCTTTGGCCGTAGTCAGGACAGGGTGGCATTGCTAACCAGGGCAGGGTGGGGCTCACGGATTGGGCCTGACTCTGCATCTCTTGACCCCTGCAGATGACCTCTATCCCAAGATCTACCACAGTTGCTTCTTTATTGTCACCTACCTGGCCCCACTGGGCCTCATGGCCATGGCCTATTTCCAGATATTCCGCAAGCTCTGGGGCCGCCAGGTGAGGCCCACTCTGGGCAGGGGCTAGGCCAGTCACTgtgtgggctgggggtgggagggctaCTGGTCTAACTGAGTAGGCAGTCCTCTGCCATCAGCACATGCCATCTTGGCTGCAACCAAAGAGAGGGGAAGCCCAGAGACACGTCAAACTCAAGGCCAAAAGCACCAGTGGCTACCCTGGAATGGAATAGTAACACGTCCTTCTATTAGTGGTTGGCGTTTATTGAAGTATCCACTCCCAGATAATCTTGCATCCTCTTAGCCACCATATATTACCCACATTAAATATATGAGAAAACCGAGACCCAGAAGATCAACATAACTTCCCCCAAACCACTCAGCTAGTGAGTAGATCAGGAACTAAAGCCCAGATCTGTGAGCTCCCACTGCTCAGTTTAGTACCActgcaacaataataatagcaactcCGTGGTGCTTGCCAAATTAGGCACTTTGCATCCAATGTCTTAACAACTATCTAACAAAAGAAGCAACATTACCCACGTCACAAATGCCAAATAAGGGCAACCAACTTGCCAGATTCAACAGCAGCAGAGCCTTCTGGTTCCAGGGCCTGTCTTCTTTCCTGCATTACAGACTGACCCACGGTGGGTTTCTTAGGtttttggggggcaggggtggtCAGAGGCCCTTGGCCTAGCGAGTGGGAGTCCTGGATTGGCGTCTGGGCGGTGAGAAAAGGCAGGCCAGAACATGACCAGGCTCAGGAAGGGACTCTCACACTTGGGGATGTCACCTACATTCCACAGGAAGTACTGGCTTGCACCCAGGCCATGCCGGGCAGCGGATGGGGACACGGACTGGCTGTGACCCAGGTCCTGCCTTGGAGGAGCACCCAGTCCAGTAGGACCCTTCCTGACTGGCCAGCCCTGTAGTCCACCAACACTCATCATCTGCTCCCCACAGACCCCCCAGCCAAGCAGGACACAGGCACGATCCTCCTCATTTGACAGATATGAAAGCAAGgcttagaaaggaaaatgaggtgGCTAAGGTCACATAGCTCACGAATGGCTGAGCTGGCTCTAGACCCGCGTTTCCAGAACTCCAGCCCCATGCCCCTCTGTGGTGGGTGATTTGAGTGTCCGGTGGCAGGAGAGGCTTCTCCAGGAGCCCAGAACCACCCCAGGCTTATGGGCACTGGCCCAGGCCATTCGATGCTGCCCACCTGCTCACCCCTTGCCCAGGCCTCCTCATAGTCTGGTATGATCCAGGGGAGGCACAactcacccccacccctaccctcaAAGATAGTGTTGGAGATTTAGGGAGGATGGATGGGCAGTTGACAGGATGTGGCCTGGGGTCTTGTCAAGGTTCCCCACCTCTTTGAGTCTTAGTTGCCTCATCTATACCTAAGGACCAATAATATCTTTCCACAAGGCGTGTTGTAGAGGGTTTCACAAAGAGCTAATGGAAAATGAAagtctaggctgggcgcagtggctcacacctgtattcccagcactttgggaggctgaggcaggcggatcacctaaggtcaggagttcaagaccagcctggccaacgtggtgaaaccccatctctactaaaaatacaaaacttagcccggtgtggtggcgcacacctgtaatcccagctactcgggaggcgagaTTGaagagagccaagattgcaccattgcactccagcttaggtgacaagagtgaaatgccatctcaaaaaaaaaaaaaaaagaaaagaaaagaaaatgaaagtctaTCGTTCACTCTCAAGTCCAGAGTGTTAGTCTATCATAAACATTAGATTCCTTCCTCTTGCAAGGGTTTTATCCTTTTGCCCATCTCCACCCTGCCCGGGGTCCAGCCTGGAGTAGGCCCCACAAAAGGCAACCACCCTCCCAAGGTGCTGTACCCACCACTGCTGTCTCTATGTGTGCTGGACAGATCCCCGGCACCACCTCAGCACTGGTGCGGAACTGGAAGCGCCCCTCAGACCAGCTGGGGGACCTGGAGCAGGGCCTGAGTGGAGAGCCCCAGCCCCGGGCCCGCGCCTTCCTGGCTGAAGTGAAGCAGATGCGTGCACGGAGGAAGACAGCCAAGATGCTGATGGTGGTGCTGCTGGTCTTCGCCCTCTGCTACCTGCCCATCAGCGTCCTCAATGTCCTTAAGAGGTGAGAGCACGGGGTAtggttggggtggggagaagtTTGAGGTTGGGGAAGGAGCTCTCCTTGCTTGGGAGAAAGACCTGGCTCCACCCCTTCTCcactatgtgatcttgggcaggccatttctcttctctgagcctccatctccTAGGGCTATCGTGAAAATTCACGCATTCATTCACTTAATCATCACATTTTAGGGGGCTGGAAATACAATGAACAAGTGCATAAGACAGAcaaagtccctgccttcatggaggcTGCATTCTAGCAGGAGAGAAGGGAAGTAAATAGAAGAATCAATGTATATTATAATGTCAGGCAGTGATAActgctgggaagaaaaataaaataggacagAGAGTGACAATGATAAGGGTTGGtgggtttttgcttttgctttagatacaatggtttaaaaaaagcagggggccgggtgcagtggctcacatctgtaatcccaacacgttgggaggccaaggagggaggatcgcttgaggccaggagttcaagatcagcccgggcaacataatgagacttcgtctctactaaaattcaaaaaattagccagccatggtggcatgtgcctgtagttctagctacacagactgaggtggaagaatagcttgagcccaggaggttgaggctgcagcgaaccatgattgcaccactgcactccagcctgggtgacacagctgtctcaaaaaaaaaaaaaaaaaaaaaaagcctttccaaggaaatgacatttgagcagagacttgaAGGAAGTGAGAGAGCTAACCATGCACGTGTCTGTAGGGACAGCCAAAGAGGGTCGCAGGGCGCTGGGGAGAGAATGCAGGCTATTGGACAGAAGACAGTTTCACTTTGAGATTGTGCTTGGCCACTTCCTGGTTGTGTGATCTTCGGCATGTCactttacttctctgagcctcagtttccttaatgGAAAAATGGATGATGTCTATGATTCATCATGTTGCTGTGAGGATGGATGAGAAAGTGGATGGGAAGCCCCAGGGGATCCGATGGCCAGGAGGCTAGAGATGCCCATCACGGTGCTTGATACCCTCCATGCTTGAGAACCCCAAACCCTGGCCAAGACCTCAGGTACAGAAGGCCAGGAAACGTGGACAGAAGTGGGCAGTAGGAACTCTTGCACTTTACAGCTCAGGTTCTGTGAGCAGCACTCCCCCAGTACATGCATACGCAGCTACCCCATTTCTGACGCTCCTCCACCCTGGGCCTAGGGTGTTCGGGATGTTCCGCCAAGCCAGTGACCGCGAAGCTGTCTACGCCTGCTTCACCTTCTCCCACTGGCTGGTGTACGCCAACAGCGCTGCCAACCCCATCATCTACAACTTCCTCAGTGGTGAGCAGGCTGGGGATGCAAAATGACTGAGGGTGGCCAACAGTCCACATGACAAGTCTCCCCATCCCCAAGCCAGGGCCCAAATAAAGGATGGTGGGTGAGGATGTACCTGCTGTGGGCACAGTGATCCTGCTCTGGGAGGACCCACCCCAAGCGGCCCTGGCCTGAGTGGGAGACGGGCCACACTCCCTACAGTGGCTGGCACCCAGGATCCAgttttgcagattctgcagaccAGTGAGTGAGTGGAAGGGCAGGGGCTAGGCCAGCTCACCCCCAACTCCCACCCTGGGTGCAGGCACAGCAAGACCTCCAATCAGCTCAGGCAGAGGAGTCCATCCTCCCCGGAGGGAGTCAGACCTGTGGGAGGAGGGCCCTGGAGCCCCTGCCCGAGGAAGGATTGCACAGTCCAGGTGTCAGGGCTAAAGTAGGGTCACTCTGAGAGACAAGCCAGGCCCAGGGAAGGGCTTCGCCGGCTCAGCTAGACACACTGGCAGAGTGACCGGAATCTCAGGGGTTGTCCCCTCTGGAAGTCTTcctcccctgccacccccactcccactccaGGCCTCTCCTCTCTGCTGTCCCACAGTGCCCACCCCCTCCCTCTACCTCCCAGTCTCAGGGTGGTAATGGCTCTGAGGCTGAGCTCAGCAGAAGTCTGACTCACCAGCCCTCTGACTTTGGGAATAGACTTCTAAAGAACAGGTCCAGATGACTGTTGAAGCCTGGACAGAAATAATCTTTGAGGAACTATTAAAAGGTTAAAGAAAGGATCAGGAGTCAATAGTATAACCCTCATTGAGACTCAAGAATTACTCAACAAGGCTGGCTGCGGGTTTCCAGGTCAGAAAAGAGAATAGATGATGAgctgtgtggggaggggagggcagacaGACTTACTGACACATATGCCTTTGTTTGGCctatgtttactgagcacctactatgtgcttgaCCCTGTGCTGGGCACCAGAGAGGCTGGCAGCCTAATGACACATGATCAAAGGGGCTTCAGCCTGACAAAATCTGTTTCCCTGGTATACTTGGGCTGAATAATGTGGTGTGGtggtccctccttccctcctcccccttgAGAAGGGCTTTGGAATTAGAATTGGGTTCAGCTTCTGGCTGGGTGGACTTGGGCAAGCCACTGTACCTCTGTGCAtctcatctgtgaagtgaggATAAAGGACTCCAGCCTTTCAGGGTGCTGGGATGCTCTGGCGGACAGAGGCTGAGGCGCCCAGCACAGCGT
Protein-coding regions in this window:
- the HCRTR1 gene encoding orexin/Hypocretin receptor type 1 isoform X1, which translates into the protein MEPSATPGAQMGVPPGSREPSPVPPDYEDEFLRYLWRDYLYPKQYEWVLIAAYVAVFVVALVGNTLVCLAVWRNHHMRTVTNYFIVNLSLADVLVTAICLPASLLVDITESWLFGHALCKVIPYLQAVSVSVAVLTLSFIALDRWYAICHPLLFKSTARRARGSILGIWAVSLAIMVPQAAVMECSSVLPELANRTRLFSVCDERWADDLYPKIYHSCFFIVTYLAPLGLMAMAYFQIFRKLWGRQIPGTTSALVRNWKRPSDQLGDLEQGLSGEPQPRARAFLAEVKQMRARRKTAKMLMVVLLVFALCYLPISVLNVLKRVFGMFRQASDREAVYACFTFSHWLVYANSAANPIIYNFLSGKFREQFKAAFSCCLPGLGPCGSLKAPSPRSSASHKSLSLQSRCSISKISEHVVLTSVTTVLP
- the HCRTR1 gene encoding orexin/Hypocretin receptor type 1 isoform X2 — translated: MEPSATPGAQMGVPPGSREPSPVPPDYEDEFLRYLWRDYLYPKQYEWVLIAAYVAVFVVALVGNTLVCLAVWRNHHMRTVTNYFIVNLSLADVLVTAICLPASLLVDITESWLFGHALCKVIPYLQAVSVSVAVLTLSFIALDRWYAICHPLLFKSTARRARGSILGIWAVSLAIMVPQAAVMECSSVLPELANRTRLFSVCDERWADDLYPKIYHSCFFIVTYLAPLGLMAMAYFQIFRKLWGRQIPGTTSALVRNWKRPSDQLGDLEQGLSGEPQPRARAFLAEVKQMRARRKTAKMLMVVLLVFALCYLPISVLNVLKRVFGMFRQASDREAVYACFTFSHWLVYANSAANPIIYNFLSGCKEKSLALSCPSCPGHDPHLAAALCS